In the Colletotrichum lupini chromosome 1, complete sequence genome, one interval contains:
- a CDS encoding endopolygalacturonase 1 precursor has translation MVSFFALAGLAATALAAPVSQSGCTFTDANAAMKGKAGCSNIVLKDIAVPAGVTLDLTGLKSGATVTFQGKTTFGYKEWAGPLISVSGSNVNVVGASGHVIDCGGQRWWDCKGSNGGKTKPKFFAAHSLQNSNIRGLNVLNTPVQAFSINTCTNLGIYDVKIDDSAGDGGSQCGHNTDGFDVGSSNGIYISGCTVKNQDDCLAINSGTNITFVDGTCIGGHGLSIGSVGGRSNNVVKTVRILNSKIIDSDNGVRIKTVAGATGAVSDVVYSGITMTGINKYGVMIQQDYKNGSPTGKPTSGVPITDLTVSKITGNIKSSGTDVQVLCGSGACRNWKWEGVNVSGGQKAAKALNVPQSAVQSVNTKL, from the exons ATGGTTTCTTTCTTCGCTCTCGCTGGCCTGGCTGCCACCGCCCTGGCTGCGCCTGTTAGCCAGTCCGGCTGCACTTTCACCGACGCCAACGCTGCCATGAAGGGCAAGGCTGGCTGCTCGAACATTGTCTTGAAGGATATCGCTGTCCCCGCTGGAGTCACTCTTGACTTGACTGGCCTCAAGTCAGGTGCTACC GTTACCTTCCAAGGCAAGACTACCTTCGGATACAAGGAGTGGGCTGGTCCCCTCATTTCCGTTTCGGGCTCCAATGTCAACGTCGTCGGCGCCTCCGGTCATGTGATTGACTGCGGCGGCCAGCGCTGGTGGGATTGCAAGGGCAGCAACGGTGGCAAGACGAAGCCCAAGTTCTTCGCTGCCCACTCTCTGCAAAACTCCAACATTCGCGGCCTTAACGTGCTCAACACCCCTGTTCAGGCCTTCTCTATCAACACCTGCACCAACCTCGGCATCTACGATGTCAAGATTGACGACTCTGCCGGCGACGGCGGTTCCCAGTGCGGCCACAACACCGACGGCTTCGACGTTGGTTCTTCCAACGGCATCTACATCTCTGGTTGCACTGTCAAGAACCAGGATGACTGCCTTGCTATCAACTCCGGCACCAACATCACTTTCGTCGACGGCACTTGCATTGGCGGTCACGGTCTCTCCATCGGATCCGTTGGTGGACGCTCCAACAACGTCGTCAAGACCGTTCGCATCCTCAACTCCAAGATTATCGACTCGGACAACGGCGTCAGAATTAAGACCGTTGCTGGTGCGACTGGCGCTGTTTCGGACGTTGTCTACTCCGGTATTACCATGACTGGTATCAACAAGTACGGCGTCATGATTCAGCAGGACTACAAGAACGGATCTCCTACCGGCAAGCCCACCAGCGGTGTCCCCATTACCGACCTTACCGTCAGCAAGATTACTGGTAACATCAAGTCTTCCGGTACCGACGTTCAGGTTCTTTGCGGATCCGGCGCTTGCCGCAACTGGAAGTGGGAGGGAGTCAACGTTTCCGGTGGTCAGAAGGCAGCCAAGGCTCTCAACGTCCCGCAGAGTGCGGTCCAGAGCGTCAACACCAAGTTGTAA
- a CDS encoding peptidase produces MHRPFALASLALSLSQAAAFEGNLRPKPELIPNAFVVELRDPMSLGRRSDEHTHVSFKRALSSLTSFDVRYEYTNHELFYGISMNIHNNESLAVLKSLPEVINVSPVQFIPRPLLAIDYESRSESSSSVHTSRKLAKRQQIPENNLDYNVPHTMTGVDRVHAAGIKGKGVKIAVLDSGVDYYHPALGGCFGPGCKISFGYDLVGDEYDGYGTPVEDADPLAACVGGGHGSHVSGIITMDSSSNDTFKDMVGVAPEATLGMYRVFGCSGGVGSDVLVAAMMRAASDGAQIISMSIGGFSSVGNSPNDPYHVLIQKLTDSGIAVVAAAGNDGANLPFAVNAPANSPAAIAVGSIENTLFQTFELIDSNGELIRYGSLYPFPLNRTLMAVHVGDGGVQGNFGCRAADYDAIASKVTGSKENYVIVVRRGLCGLSLIQDVAATAGFNNILTYPDKDVLDNPFLEGFSATLPNAARSFGITTNNKIQVGSLKGGYSVTFQTAVPQLTRQATCVGSSLKPQISAPGGQILPTWPLAASGWALASGTSMATPYLSGVLALVKSRFPEQSVTEILNRLQSTSKPTTRATRNDVSPPVHQGSGLVDAYNAIFYPSFISPGQFDLGPNEIVARSSYSINIANPSDKATKYTLGHTPAPGMARYPNPDVSDQVGFFSNVYQRLASLPFAATINFPEGSIVTLGPGESKTISVEIVPPQNLRAFMIPFYSGFISISSDHNEKLSIPYQGAGYNYTAAPSLGTDPVPSNVLIPVTEYPVFGAPQLVTSDGFGIHDYIKIDPAELTLYYAGMQPVRIERLDVVRADTDFEPTWYGFNQNRPLNYTKTAQPVNGTVAGAELLGNLYVNYNNAPVTSLFDSWPVPRLWDVETASVPIPMLKGGYRLLISHLKYGADETKPEDWSTWMSGVIDVPEDYYP; encoded by the exons ATGCACCGTCCCTTCGCTCTTGCCAGCTTAGCGCTCTCTTTGAGCCAAGCTGCTGCCTTTGAGGGCAATCTCAGACCCAAACCGGAGCTCATTCCGAATGCATTTGTGGTTGAGCTTCGCGATCCAATGAGTCTCGGCCGCCGTTCGGACGAACACACCCATGTGTCATTCAAGCGTGCGCTCTCGTCCTTGACCTCCTTCGATGTGCGATACGAATACACCAATCATGAACTTTTCTATGGCATCTCGATGAACATTCACAACAATGAGTCTCTCGCTGTGTTGAAGTCCCTACCTGAAGTTATCAACGTCTCCCCAGTCCAGTTCATTCCACGGCCCCTTCTTGCTATCGATTATGAAAGTCGCTCGGAGTCGTCCTCCTCGGTGCATACTTCTCGTAAGCTAGCAAAGAGACAGCAGATTCCCGAGAATAACTTGGACTACAACGTTCCTCACACAATGACTGGAGTTGACCGTGTGCACGCTGCTGGTATCAAAGGAAAAGGAGTTAAGATCGCCGTCTTGGACTCTGGTGTCGACTACTATCATCCTGCCCTCGGCGGCTGTTTCGGACCTGGATGCAAGATCTCGTTCGGATATGATCTCGTTGGTGATGAGTACGACGGATACGGTACCCCAGTTGAAGATGCAGATCCTCTGGCTGCGTGTGTTGGGGGTGGACATGGCAGTCACGTCTCAG GAATCATCACCATGGATTCATCTTCCAACGATACCTTCAAAGACATGGTGGGCGTCGCACCTGAAGCAACATTAGGTATGTACCGCGTCTTCGGCTGCTCCGGCGGCGTTGGCAGCGACGTACTCGTGGCCGCAATGATGCGCGCCGCCAGCGATGGAGCCCAGATCATCAGCATGTCTATCGGCGGTTTTTCCTCGGTCGGCAACTCGCCAAACGATCCTTACCACGTCCTGATCCAGAAGTTAACGGACAGTGGCATTGCTGTCGTGGCTGCTGCGGGCAATGACGGGGCCAACCTCCCCTTTGCAGTCAACGCGCCTGCCAACAGCCCTGCTGCCATTGCAGTCGGCTCTATCGAAAACACTCTTTTCCAGACGTTTGAGCTGATTGATTCAAATGGCGAACTCATTCGTTATGGAAGTCTTTACCCCTTTCCCCTGAACCGCACGCTAATGGCGGTGCACGTCGGCGATGGGGGCGTCCAGGGCAACTTCGGATGCCGGGCGGCGGACTATGATGCCATTGCAAGCAAAGTCACTGGTTCGAAGGAGAACTACGTGATCGTGGTTCGACGTGGACTTTGCGGTCTTTCCTTGATTCAGGATGTTGCAGCTACCGCAGGCTTCAACAACATCCTGACATATCCTGATAAGGACGTTCTTGACAATCCATTTTTGGAGGGATTCAGTGCAACCTTGCCAAATGCTGCGCGTAGCTTCGGTATAACGACAAACAACAAGATTCAGGTTGGATCTCTGAAAGGCGGATACTCTGTAACGTTTCAAACTGCTGTTCCCCAACTCACACGACAAGC GACCTGTGTGGGATCCAGCCTCAAGCCTCAGATCAGTGCCCCTGGCGGTCAAATTCTGCCGACCTGGCCCCTTGCTGCATCAGGATGGGCGCTGGCTAGCGGCACCTCAATGGCTACGCCGTACCTTTCTGGTGTTCTCGCACTCGTGAAGTCGCGATTTCCGGAACAATCAGTGACCGAGATACTCAACCGTCTCCAGTCAACCTCAAAGCCGACAACTCGCGCCACCCGTAACGATGTTTCGCCTCCTGTTCATCAGGGATCCGGCTTGGTCGACGCCTACAACGCGATTTTCTATCCTTCATTCATCTCGCCTGGCCAGTTTGATCTCGGTCCCAATGAGATCGTCGCCCGGTCCAGCTACTCTATCAATATTGCAAACCCGTCAGACAAAGCCACAAAGTATACCCTAGGTCACACCCCAGCTCCTGGCATGGCTCGCTACCCTAATCCGGACGTCTCCGACCAGGTCGGATTCTTCAGCAATGTCTATCAACGACTAGCCTCTCTCCCTTTCGCAGCAACTATCAACTTCCCAGAAGGTTCAATAGTCACTCTAGGTCCTGGTGAAAGCAAGACTATTTCCGTGGAGATCGTCCCGCCGCAAAACCTCCGAGCTTTCATGATCCCTTTCTACTCAGGCTTCATCTCCATCTCCTCTGACCATAATGAAAAGCTTTCTATTCCGTACCAAGGGGCCGGGTATAACTACACAGCTGCTCCAAGCTTGGGAACCGATCCTGTGCCGTCTAACGTTCTCATACCCGTTACCGAGTATCCCGTGTTTGGAGCTCCACAGCTTGTCACGTCTGACGGCTTCGGTATTCATGACTACATCAAAATTGATCCCGCCGAGCTGACCCTTTACTACGCCGGAATGCAGCCTGTGCGGATTGAGAGGCTGGACGTCGTTCGGGCTGACACAGACTTCGAGCCCACGTGGTATGGATTCAATCAGAATAGACCTCTGAACTACACCAAGACAGCGCAGCCTGTCAACGGCACAGTCGCCGGCGCCGAGTTATTGGGCAACCTGTACGTTAACTACAACAATGCGCCTGTGACTAGCTTGTTTGACTCCTGGCCTGTTCCAAGGTTGTGGGACGTCGAGACAGCGTCTGTCCCAATACCTATGTTGAAGGGCGGATACAGACTACTGATATCTCACTTGAAGTATGGTGCGGATGAGACTAAGCCTGAGGACTGGTCTACCTGGATGAGCGGTGTTATCGATGTTCCCGAAGATTACTACCCATAA
- a CDS encoding glycosyl hydrolase family 35, whose product MLLSRLKALSLLALAWLDGVNARAIGTDLKLLNGRQQDIVTWDDKSLFINGERLMIFSAEFHAFRMPVPSLWLDILQKIKAAGYNSVSFYVNWGLLEAKPGEVRAEGIFALEPLFEAAEKAGLYLFARPGPYINAEVTGGGFPGWLQRVQGALRTGDEAYLKATDNYTATLGSIIAKAQITNGGPVILFQMENEYNAAVDPYPFPDYDYWKYVDNQFRSHGVVVPYVNNEAWQLGAITALTPAKVDIYGHDGYPLGFDCWNPTVWPENGLPTDWLTTNNAIAPTTPYTIVEFQGGGFQPWGGAGFEYCAALLNHEFERVLYKNNYAVGVTIFNIYMTWGGTNWGNLGHSDGYTSYDYGAQITEERLVNREKYSETKLQSNFLHVSPAYLVADRFNASLEWTNNDAITVTPATTNTTKFYITRHTKYDSLETTAYKLKVKTVKYGELEVPQLSDTLYLTRRDSKIHVSDYPVGDKNLVYSTAEIFTWKKYADKTVLVVYGGADEHHELAIEGEQVDITDENVIEGSDVTIEQKDGYTVLGWAVSDERKVVRVHEDVYVYLLTRNEAYNFWVPPAVGDFGTSDVIVKAGYLVRNVAVTGDSISFSGDVNSTTTIEIIGGAPSSLKSLNFNGKSLDFKQNDHGAVTAKVDFSTPEIKLPCISQLSWKYIDSLPEIKSDYSDELWTAADLEKTYNTANPLKTPTSLYGGDYGYHTSSLLYRGHFTANGDETTFNITTQGGNAYGASVWLDDEFIGSWVGNAVSPAYNSTFTLPKLTKDKDYVFTVVVDHMGLNGNWVVGEEQQKNPRGILNYNLAGHEQSDIKWKITGNLGGEDYADSERGPLNEGGLFIERQGYHWPQPPSASWEDSKGPSAGIEKAGIAYYSATFDLDLPTGFDIPLSLTFANTTTTAYRAQIFVNGYQFGKFVHHVGPQARFPIPEGILNYQGSNHLGITLWAMEKGGAKVEGLKWEVGMVSATGFGKVTPAPQPKWAERKGAY is encoded by the exons ATGTTGCTGTCGCGTCTGAAGGCTCTTTCCCTGCTGGCCTTAGCTTGGCTTGATGGAGTCAATGCCAGAGCCATTGGGACGGATCTGAAGCTCCTCAATGGAAGGCAGCAAGACATT GTGACATGGGACGACAAAAGCTTGTTTATCAATGGCGAGAGATTGATGATCTTCAGCGCCGAGTTCCATGCCTTCAG AATGCCGGTTCCATCCCTATGGCTCGATATCCTCCAGAAGATCAAGGCAGCTGGTTACAATTCTGTCTCCTTCTACGTCAATTGGGGACTCTTGGAGGCAAAGCCAGGTGAGGTTCGCGCTGAGGGCATTTTCGCACTCGAGCCACTCTTCGAGGCCGCCGAGAAGGCTGGACTCTACCTCTTTGCT CGACCGGGACCGTATATTAATGCTGAAGTCACCGGAGGAGGTTTTCCCGGTTGGCTCCAGAGAGTCCAAGGAGCTCTCAGGACTGGCGACGAAGCTTACCTGAAGGCAACTGACAA TTACACCGCCACCCTCGGAAGCATCATCGCCAAAGCCCAAATCACCAACGGAGGACCTGTCATTCTTTTCCAAATGGAGAACGAGTACAACGCTGCCGTCGACCCATACCCGTTCCCCGACTACGACTACTGGAAGTACGTCGACAATCAGTTCCGCAGTCACGGAGTTGTTGTGCCGTACGTCAATAATGAGGCCTGGCAGCTCGGTGCCATCACTGCGCTTACGCCCGCCAAGGTCGATATCTATGGACACGATGGGTATCCGCTGGGATTCGACTGCTGGAACCCCACGGTCTGGCCTGAGAATGGCCTGCCGACTGATTGGCTCACGACGAATAATGCTATCGCACCGACCACCCCGTATACGATCGTTGAG TTCCAAGGCGGTGGCTTCCAGCCATGGGGAGGTGCTGGATTCGAGTACTGCGCAGCCCTTCTCAACCATGAGTTTGAGCGTGTTCTGTACAAGAACAACTATGCCGTTGGAGTGACCATCTTCAACATCTACATG ACTTGGGGTGGCACCAACTGGGGTAACCTCGGACACTCCGACGGCTACACCTCGTACGACTACGGTGCGCAGATCACCGAGGAACGTCTAGTCAACCGTGAGAAGTACAGCGAGACGAAGCTTCAATCCAACTTCCTTCACGTATCTCCTGCTTATCTCGTGGCCGATCGATTCAACGCCTCGCTTGAGTGGACCAACAACGACGCGATCACCGTGACCCCGGCAACAACGAACACCACCAAGTTCTACATCACGAG ACACACAAAGTATGACTCTCTTGAGACAACTGCCTATAAGCTGAAGGTCAAAACTGTCAAGTACGGTGAGCTTGAAGTTCCCCAGCTCAGCGATACCCTGTACTTGACCAGGCGCGACTCCAAGATCCACGTCAGCGACTATCCTGTGGGCGACAAGAATCTAGTCTACTCCACAGCTGAGATCTTTACATG GAAGAAGTATGCCGATAAGACCGTGCTGGTCGTCTACGGAGGTGCCGACGAGCACCATGAGCTGGCCATCGAAGGTGAACAAGTCGATATCACCGACGAGAACGTTATCGAGGGCTCAGATGTCACTATTGAGCAAAAAGACGGCTACACTGTGTTAGGCTGGGCTGTCTCGGACGAGCGAAAGGTTGTCCGCGTACACGAGGACGTTTATGTATACCTCCTGA CGCGCAATGAGGCCTACAACTTCTGGGTTCCCCCCGCGGTCGGTGATTTCGGAACCTCTGATGTTATTGTCAAGGCTGGATATCTCGTCCGCAATGTTGCCGTTACCGGTGACTCCATCAGCTTTTCTGGTGACGTTAACAGCACGACCACCATCGAGATTATCGGTGGTGCCCCGTCGTCGCTGAAGAGTCTGAACTTCAACGGCAAGTCTCTTGACTTCAAGCAGAATGACCACGGAGCTGTGACCGCCAAGGTCGATTTCTCCACCCCTGAGATCAAACTTCCGTGCATCAGTCAGCTCAGCTGGAAGTATATCGATAGTTTGCCAGAGATCAAGTCAGACTACTCCGACGAGTTATGGACGGCCGCGGACCTTGAAAAGACGTACAATACCGCGAATCCTCTCAAGACTCCCACCAGCTTGTACGGTGGAGACTACGGCTACCACACCAGCTCGCTTCTCTATCGGGGTCACTTCACTGCCAACGGCGATGAAACGACTTTCAACATCACAACTCAAGGAGGTAACGCTTATGGTGCTTCAGTATGGCTGGACGATGAGTTCATCGGTTCTTGGGTCGGAAACGCTGTTTCTCCCGCCTATAACAGCACGTTCACCCTGCCTAAGTTGACCAAGGATAAAGACTACGTCTTCACAGTCGTTGTTGACCACATGGGTCTGAACGGCAACTGGGTCGTCGGCGAAGAGCAGCAGAAGAACCCCCGGGGCATCCTCAACTACAACCTTGCGGGTCACGAGCAATCTGATATCAAGTGGAAGATCACCGGCAACTTGGGCGGCGAGGACTACGCCGACAGCGAACGAGGCCCTCTCAATGAAGGCGGTCTCTTTATCGAGCGACAAGGATACCACTGGCCCCAACCTCCGTCGGCCTCTTGGGAAGATAGCAAGGGCCCCTCCGCGGGAATTGAAAAGGCCGGAATTGCCTACTACTCTGCCACTTTTGACCTCGACCTCCCCACTGGCTTCGACATCCCGCTCTCTCTGACTTTTGCCAACACCACAACCACGGCGTACCGCGCTCAGATCTTTGTGAACGGATACCAATTTGGCAAGTTTGTCCACCATGTCGGCCCGCAAGCTCGCTTCCCCATTCCTGAGGGCATTCTCAATTACCAGGGCTCCAACCATCTCGGCATCACGCTCTGGGCCATGGAGAAGGGCGGCGCCAAGGTTGAGGGGCTCAAGTGGGAAGTTGGCATGGTCAGCGCAACTGGGTTCGGAAAGGTGACGCCTGCGCCGCAGCCGAAGTGGGCTGAAAGAAAAGGAGCGTACTGA
- a CDS encoding BNR/Asp-box repeat protein, translating to MVIGPSSITPLEPTTWVKQRVASRRDRRAVAAAVMMLRSALIAAVGVLTCGFASALETFERNLIFQPPDNYTDPRVLYPRTVQLNDGRLLGTWENYSPEPPLVWFPIYESLDGGLTWEEVGQVHDQVNNWGLRYQPFLYELREDFAGFPAGTVLLAGNSIPTDLSETQIDLYASQDKGRTWEFLSHVARGGRAIPNNEETPVWEPFILIFEDDLILYYADQRSAEHGQEISHQTTKDLKNWSAVVTDVSYPTYTDRPGMPFVTQLANGDYMYTFEWGGAPIIPTYAFPIYYRIAKDPRKFADAPDMYINSTNGGVFPINSPNVVWSPVGGCNGTIVVSSNSAPLFINRRGGDPSAWVAYDSPEAGAYTRNLRIMEEDPDYLLIMGAGVLPPSTTNKVTVSMLKLTELLGLKQA from the exons ATGGTCATCGGCCCCAGCTCAATTACTCCTCTGGAACCAACCACATGGGTCAAGCA ACGCGTCGCATCCCGCAGAGATCGTCGAGCCGTAGCAGCAGCCGTCATGATGCTCCGGTCCGCCCTCATCGCCGCCGTAGGCGTCCTCACTTGCGGATTTGCCTCTGCTCTTGAGACCTTCGAGCGCAACCTCATATTCCAGCCGCCTGACAACTACACGGACCCCCGCGTGCTGTACCCTCGCACAGTTCAGCTCAATGACGGTCGTCTCCTGGGAACTTGGGAGAACTACTCACCGGAGCCTCCTCTAGTCTGGTTCCCCATCTACGAGTCCCTAGACGGTGGCCTCACGTGGGAGGAAGTTGGCCAGGTTCACGACCAGGTCAACAACTGGGGCTTGCGTTACCAACCATTCCTGTACGAGCTCCGCGAGGACTTTGCAGGCTTCCCTGCTGGAACTGTGCTCCTGGCCGGTAACAGCATTCCCACCGACCTCAGCGAGACCCAAATCGACCTGTATGCTTCTCAGGACAAGGGCCGCACTTGGGAGTTTCTCTCCCACGTCGCCCGCGGTGGTCGTGCCATTCCCAACAACGAGGAGACTCCCGTCTGGGAGCCTTTCATTCT CATCTTCGAGGATGACCTCATCCTTTACTACGCCGACCAGCGCTCGGCCGAGCACGGCCAGGAGATCTCCCACCAGACCACAAAAGACCTCAAGAACTGGTCCGCCGTCGTAACCGATGTCTCCTACCCAACATACACCGACCGCCCAGGCATGCCCTTCGTCACACAGCTCGCCAATGGCGACTACATGTACACCTTTGAATGGGGCGGCGCACCCATCATCCCGACCTACGCGTTCCCCATCTACTACCGTATCGCAAAGGACCCCCGCAAGTTCGCCGATGCCCCCGACATGTACATCAACAGCACCAATGGCGGTGTCTTCCCCATTAACAGCCCTAATGTTGTCTGGTCTCCCGTCGGTGGTTGCAACGGTACTATTGTCGTGTCAAGCAACAGCGCCCCTCTCTTCATCAACCGCCGCGGCGGCGACCCGAGCGCTTGGGTCGCATACGATTCTCCTGAGGCCGGTGCATACACCCGTAACCTGCGTATCATGGAAGAGGATCCTGACTACCTTCTCATTATGGGTGCCGGCGTCCTGCCTCCCAGCACCACTAACAAGGTTACCGTCAGCATGCTTAAGCTTACCGAGCTGTTGGGTCTCAAGCAGGCATGA